From one Lysinibacillus sp. G4S2 genomic stretch:
- a CDS encoding acyl-CoA carboxylase subunit beta: MDMFDKINDLYDRKTVIELGGGYERIDKQHEKGKLTARERIELLLDEDTFFEINPFITHRTVDFGMDKMEGPGDGVVTGFGKINGRSVYLFSQDFTVFGGALGEMHAKKMATVMDLAAKNGTPFIGINDSGGARIQEGVLSLDGYGHIFYRNAIYSGVIPQISVIMGPCAGGAVYSPAITDFILMVDKTSQMFITGPKVIETVTGEKISAEDLGGSKVNNAVSGNAHFRAPSEEEAINQIKKLLSYLPQNNKEKAPRQARPEGDDYRPEIVDTVPIETTRPYDVRKVVEQVVDEGSFMEVHSEFAKNVVVGFARIAGESVGLVCNQPKVLAGGLDIDSSDKAARFIRTCDAYNIPIITFEDVSGFFPGVKQEHGGIIRHGAKILYAYSEATVPKITVILRKAYGGAYVALNSKSIGADLVFAWPNAEIAVMGAAGAANIIFAREIAKSEDPEATRAAKIEEYKEKFANPYVAASRGMVDDVIDPRDTRIKLIQGLDMLSNKHETRPEKKHGNIPL; this comes from the coding sequence TACTTGACGAAGATACATTTTTTGAGATCAACCCATTCATAACACACCGTACAGTAGACTTCGGTATGGACAAAATGGAAGGTCCTGGTGATGGTGTAGTAACTGGTTTCGGTAAAATCAACGGTCGTTCAGTATACTTATTCTCTCAAGATTTCACAGTATTTGGTGGAGCGCTTGGTGAAATGCATGCTAAGAAAATGGCAACAGTGATGGACCTAGCTGCGAAAAATGGTACACCATTCATCGGTATTAATGATTCAGGTGGTGCTCGTATTCAAGAAGGTGTACTTTCACTTGATGGTTATGGTCATATTTTCTATCGTAATGCAATCTACTCTGGGGTAATTCCTCAAATCTCAGTTATCATGGGACCATGTGCTGGTGGAGCGGTATATTCTCCAGCAATTACAGACTTCATTCTAATGGTTGATAAAACATCTCAAATGTTCATTACAGGACCTAAAGTTATCGAAACGGTAACAGGTGAAAAAATCTCTGCTGAAGATTTAGGTGGTTCTAAAGTAAACAACGCAGTTAGTGGTAACGCACACTTCCGCGCACCATCTGAAGAAGAAGCTATTAATCAAATTAAAAAGCTATTAAGCTACTTACCACAAAATAATAAAGAAAAAGCTCCGCGTCAAGCACGTCCAGAGGGTGATGATTATCGTCCAGAAATCGTGGATACGGTGCCAATCGAAACAACACGTCCTTATGATGTACGTAAAGTAGTGGAGCAAGTAGTGGACGAAGGTTCATTCATGGAAGTTCACTCAGAATTTGCTAAAAACGTAGTTGTTGGTTTTGCACGTATTGCTGGTGAATCTGTTGGTCTAGTATGTAACCAACCTAAAGTACTAGCTGGCGGGTTAGATATTGATTCTTCGGACAAGGCTGCTCGTTTCATCCGTACTTGTGATGCTTACAATATACCAATTATCACTTTTGAAGACGTTTCTGGCTTCTTCCCTGGGGTTAAACAAGAGCATGGCGGTATCATCCGTCACGGAGCGAAAATCCTTTATGCATATTCAGAAGCAACTGTACCAAAAATTACAGTCATTCTGCGTAAAGCATATGGTGGTGCATACGTTGCCCTTAACTCTAAATCAATTGGAGCTGACCTTGTATTTGCTTGGCCTAACGCAGAGATTGCAGTTATGGGAGCGGCAGGTGCAGCGAACATCATCTTCGCGCGTGAAATTGCAAAATCAGAAGATCCAGAAGCAACACGTGCAGCGAAAATTGAAGAATATAAAGAGAAGTTTGCAAATCCATACGTTGCGGCATCTCGCGGTATGGTAGACGATGTTATCGATCCACGTGATACACGTATTAAGCTAATTCAAGGGCTAGATATGTTATCAAACAAACACGAAACACGTCCAGAGAAAAAACACGGAAACATTCCTCTATAA